Within the Saccharomonospora amisosensis genome, the region GGACGTCACCGCATGGCTCGATCTTCGCCCCGCCGCGGCCTCCGACGACCTGACTGACACCGTCAACTACTCGGAACTCGCCCGGCTCGCCGCCGACATCGTCGCAGGGCAGCCGTACGACCTGATCGAGAGCGTCGCCGGTCGGATCGCGGACGAAGTGCTACGCGACGTGCGACTGCACGCGGTGGAGGTCACGGTGCACAAGCCGTCCGCGCCGATCCCGCTGACTTTCGCCGACGTCGCCGTCACGGTGCGGCGGCAGCGGTGA harbors:
- the folB gene encoding dihydroneopterin aldolase, with translation MADVSGAGDRITLTGLRVFGRHGVLEREKRDGQEFLVDVTAWLDLRPAAASDDLTDTVNYSELARLAADIVAGQPYDLIESVAGRIADEVLRDVRLHAVEVTVHKPSAPIPLTFADVAVTVRRQR